The following are encoded in a window of Bremerella alba genomic DNA:
- a CDS encoding PDZ domain-containing protein has translation MRTRYLLGMSIVLGGILLLTPQSVMAQGALDRLGDILNQVQQNRPDRPVPPVPEPVDQQPYLGAMLDTAVNDADPNQRPGLLVTQVNADGPAEKAGLKKGDRITSINGLGFESLQKLGTWLNQKKPGDMIQIVAIRNENNMVKSIEMDLTLGSRQAEVPPQGTQAGLPAPYDPLEVEGNMPRPVDPLPPPQVDNSPRILGVRVVPLTDQIRAQTGVSVRRGAYVESVSQGSVAAQANLPVGAVIVAYDGRRVDDAVGLIQLVRSSPADRMIPVNYYYGNRMESTQLFFGDPQTLPPQPGPGSDPSYGDDRPALRMLQKAMGAIEGGGEIPGGIATQEQVDSLSRRVRDLEQEVRQLREELRAIRSTRDL, from the coding sequence ATGCGGACGCGCTATTTGCTTGGAATGTCCATCGTTTTGGGAGGGATTCTCCTCCTCACGCCCCAATCGGTCATGGCTCAAGGAGCTTTGGATCGACTCGGAGACATTCTCAACCAAGTCCAACAAAATCGCCCTGATCGTCCGGTCCCACCGGTGCCTGAGCCCGTGGACCAGCAACCTTATCTCGGGGCTATGCTTGATACGGCCGTGAACGACGCCGATCCCAACCAGAGGCCAGGGCTTCTGGTGACGCAAGTGAACGCAGACGGACCTGCCGAAAAGGCCGGTCTGAAGAAGGGAGATCGCATCACCTCGATCAACGGCTTAGGATTCGAGTCGCTCCAGAAGCTAGGAACCTGGTTGAACCAGAAGAAGCCTGGCGACATGATCCAAATCGTGGCGATTCGCAACGAAAACAACATGGTAAAATCGATCGAAATGGATCTTACTCTGGGCAGCCGGCAAGCCGAAGTCCCTCCCCAGGGGACGCAAGCGGGGCTGCCGGCCCCTTACGATCCGTTAGAAGTCGAAGGCAACATGCCGCGGCCGGTCGATCCGCTTCCGCCTCCGCAGGTCGATAACTCACCCCGTATTCTCGGCGTTCGTGTGGTGCCGCTGACCGATCAGATCCGGGCCCAAACGGGTGTTTCGGTTCGTCGCGGCGCCTATGTCGAGAGCGTCAGCCAAGGCAGTGTTGCCGCTCAAGCCAATCTTCCGGTCGGAGCCGTGATCGTTGCGTATGATGGCCGACGTGTCGACGATGCCGTCGGGCTGATTCAATTGGTTCGCAGTTCACCCGCCGATCGAATGATTCCGGTCAACTATTACTACGGCAATCGCATGGAGTCGACGCAGCTCTTCTTTGGCGATCCGCAGACGTTGCCGCCGCAGCCTGGTCCGGGTAGCGACCCTAGTTACGGCGACGACCGCCCTGCCCTGCGGATGTTGCAGAAGGCCATGGGAGCCATCGAAGGAGGTGGCGAAATACCTGGGGGAATCGCCACGCAGGAACAAGTCGATTCGTTGAGCCGTCGTGTGCGGGATCTCGAGCAAGAGGTACGCCAGCTTCGCGAAGAACTCCGCGCAATCAGGTCAACACGCGACTTGTAA
- a CDS encoding LysR family transcriptional regulator, whose product MEIEQLQQFLKVAELGNFTRAAECLTISQPALSRSIARLEEVLGQPLFERQSRKVTLTDAGHLLLPRAHRIVALVEDTKAEISDDGESGRIRLGAIPTIAPFFLPEMLSPFAESFPKAQLTVQEDTTDNLLRRCQQGEIDLAILALPISAKHLEVESLFEEELLLVLPVDHPLCVKKQIKLSDVEPYPFILLDEAHCLSDNIVTFCRHRSFNPVSVERTSQLATVQELVSLRHGVSMIPQMAEQLDASKRRIYRSLTGTKPTRTIAMIWNPYRFQCKLLDRFKEHVRQFAHAFPSKSV is encoded by the coding sequence ATGGAAATCGAGCAGCTTCAACAATTTCTCAAAGTCGCCGAGCTGGGTAACTTTACGCGTGCAGCCGAATGCCTGACGATCTCGCAGCCGGCGCTCAGTCGCTCGATTGCCCGGCTTGAGGAGGTTCTCGGGCAGCCGCTGTTCGAGCGACAATCGCGCAAAGTCACGCTGACCGATGCGGGGCATCTGCTACTTCCCAGGGCACATCGCATCGTGGCGTTGGTCGAAGACACCAAGGCCGAGATTTCCGACGACGGCGAAAGTGGACGAATTCGCCTGGGCGCGATCCCGACGATCGCACCGTTCTTCTTACCGGAGATGCTCAGTCCGTTTGCCGAGTCGTTTCCTAAGGCGCAGCTGACCGTTCAGGAAGACACGACCGACAATCTGCTGCGGCGCTGCCAACAAGGCGAAATCGATCTGGCGATCTTGGCGCTACCCATTTCGGCCAAGCATTTGGAAGTCGAATCGCTGTTCGAAGAAGAACTGCTGCTGGTTCTGCCGGTCGATCACCCGCTGTGCGTGAAGAAGCAGATCAAGCTTTCTGACGTCGAGCCGTACCCGTTTATTCTGCTGGACGAAGCACACTGTTTATCGGACAACATTGTGACCTTCTGCCGGCACCGCTCGTTCAATCCCGTTTCGGTCGAACGGACCAGCCAATTGGCAACCGTGCAGGAACTGGTTTCCTTGCGGCATGGCGTCTCCATGATTCCGCAAATGGCCGAGCAACTCGATGCGAGCAAGCGTCGCATTTACCGATCGTTGACGGGTACGAAGCCGACACGCACGATTGCAATGATTTGGAACCCATATCGATTCCAGTGCAAACTCTTGGACCGCTTCAAGGAGCACGTTCGTCAGTTTGCCCACGCTTTTCCGTCGAAGTCGGTTTAA
- a CDS encoding MgtC/SapB family protein, with amino-acid sequence MDEITILSTLSVWNIESFLRLLLATLCGAALGWERERQAKPAGLRTHMMVSLGAATFVLTGLHYTESLGQAEPSWLQADLFRIIAGVIGGVGFLGAGSIIESRGDVRGLTTAASIWVAAATGVACGMGYYGLGIMAIALAMVTLVVIGTFERFHFPDNDEPES; translated from the coding sequence ATGGACGAAATTACAATCCTCTCGACTTTGTCGGTGTGGAACATAGAGTCTTTCTTACGGCTGCTATTGGCAACCCTGTGTGGTGCCGCGTTGGGCTGGGAGCGAGAACGCCAGGCGAAACCTGCTGGTCTGCGTACGCACATGATGGTTTCGCTGGGAGCGGCAACGTTCGTCCTGACTGGCCTGCACTACACCGAATCGCTTGGCCAAGCCGAGCCTTCCTGGCTTCAGGCCGATCTGTTTAGAATCATCGCGGGAGTCATCGGCGGCGTCGGTTTCCTAGGGGCCGGTTCCATTATCGAGTCACGCGGAGACGTCCGCGGACTGACCACCGCAGCATCCATTTGGGTCGCCGCAGCTACGGGGGTTGCCTGCGGCATGGGATACTATGGTCTTGGCATCATGGCCATAGCTTTGGCAATGGTCACGTTGGTGGTGATCGGCACGTTCGAGCGGTTTCACTTCCCTGACAATGACGAGCCTGAGTCTTAA
- a CDS encoding GNAT family N-acetyltransferase — MKTRASLTVTLTHMNADHQDYPDIGAASPDHYGAALWLATGGRSRHAHRGRVTALLAAEKQGKISFDGLMTATRGNRVVASIWCLIQPGKIGSVWGPGILSEESDSTADLLVRKAIQFGKQHGCHLLQSLVGQENPTAGKLLVRSGFQSITLLSHLEALTEDVHAEPPRGDLQFQRCDDFQSEAFRSLIAQTYDNSLDCPELDGLRDVEDVLDGYYATSGLSTDHWYTLEHGSETIGVVITAHHVEPQQLELIYFGLTPRFRRMGLGSEMIRFVLELAQSMGCRSTITGADQRNTPAMALYREFGFQQAEAKELYLLPLRLSNAAVA, encoded by the coding sequence ATGAAGACACGAGCGAGCCTCACTGTTACGCTAACGCATATGAACGCCGACCATCAAGATTATCCAGATATTGGTGCTGCCTCGCCGGACCATTACGGTGCCGCGCTGTGGTTGGCAACCGGTGGCCGTTCGCGGCATGCCCATCGAGGACGGGTTACCGCGCTACTCGCGGCAGAAAAGCAAGGCAAAATCAGTTTCGACGGGCTCATGACCGCGACACGTGGCAATCGGGTCGTTGCTTCGATTTGGTGTTTGATTCAACCAGGAAAGATCGGGTCAGTATGGGGGCCGGGCATCCTTTCCGAAGAATCGGACTCGACGGCCGACTTGCTCGTGCGAAAAGCGATTCAGTTCGGCAAGCAGCACGGATGCCACCTCTTACAAAGCCTGGTCGGGCAGGAAAACCCGACCGCTGGCAAGTTGCTTGTACGGAGCGGATTTCAATCGATCACACTATTAAGCCATCTCGAGGCGCTCACCGAAGATGTTCACGCAGAGCCTCCTCGCGGTGACCTGCAATTTCAACGTTGCGATGATTTTCAGTCCGAGGCATTTCGCAGTTTGATTGCCCAAACCTACGACAATAGTCTCGACTGCCCCGAACTGGACGGCTTGCGAGACGTCGAGGATGTCTTGGACGGCTACTATGCCACCAGTGGTCTGTCGACTGACCATTGGTACACGCTCGAGCACGGTAGTGAGACGATCGGTGTCGTCATTACTGCCCATCATGTCGAACCTCAGCAATTGGAGCTGATTTACTTTGGCCTAACCCCACGCTTTCGGCGGATGGGTCTGGGGAGCGAGATGATTCGTTTTGTCCTGGAACTAGCCCAATCCATGGGTTGCCGATCCACCATTACGGGGGCCGACCAACGAAACACCCCGGCGATGGCACTCTATCGCGAGTTCGGGTTTCAACAGGCCGAAGCCAAAGAGCTGTACCTGCTTCCACTTCGTTTGTCGAATGCTGCTGTGGCGTGA
- a CDS encoding methionine-R-sulfoxide reductase yields the protein MPQYNPLNDAERHVIQNKGTERPFAGEYTDLKADGTFICRQCNLPIYHSGDKFPSGCGWPSFDEHLPDAVQRVPDADGRRIEIVCANCEGHLGHVFEGEGFTPKDTRHCVNSISMRFIADGEHLPEVIRSK from the coding sequence ATGCCACAATACAATCCACTCAACGACGCCGAGCGGCATGTGATTCAAAACAAGGGGACCGAACGCCCGTTTGCCGGCGAGTACACCGACCTGAAAGCCGACGGTACGTTCATCTGCCGGCAGTGCAATTTGCCTATCTATCACTCGGGAGACAAGTTCCCCAGTGGCTGCGGCTGGCCAAGCTTTGACGAGCATCTTCCCGATGCCGTGCAGCGCGTGCCGGACGCGGATGGACGTCGAATTGAAATAGTGTGCGCTAACTGCGAAGGGCACCTGGGGCATGTCTTCGAAGGAGAAGGGTTCACCCCCAAGGATACGCGTCACTGCGTGAATTCAATTTCAATGCGATTCATTGCCGACGGCGAACATCTGCCGGAAGTCATTCGCTCTAAGTAA
- a CDS encoding DnaA/Hda family protein, producing MIESTSRMNLDFLRKNFHEAIRQALSDVQLPGHQVVYREGLAPATKTPAPSAPQAAKKTPPAASSLQPTRSSSNSSAIIQRRRFASLKDFVVSDCNAMAKTAATMVLQQPGQISPLYIHGPSGSGKTHLLEGIYGLAQQKKELGRVVYLSAEQFTTYFLEALQSSGVASFRRKYRDVGVLIIDDVHFFAGKRATKTELLHTLDAITRRGGQVVLAGNQRPTELSALGTELVARFSSGLICKVDPLDETCKTAMIHRLAEKRDVQLTEAIAHWLTRQLPGEGRLVSGAINRLWAYCAVEGNTLSIPVLENLLADLIPQRSSMMRLDDVEQAVCHVFGVDTKLLRSASKSRRASNPRMLAMWLARKHTGAALSDICLHFQRRSHSTVISAEKKVNKWLAEDSVVQIADRSLKAQEAIELTEAELRSRR from the coding sequence TTGATCGAATCGACGAGTCGAATGAATCTCGACTTCCTCCGTAAGAACTTCCACGAGGCAATTCGTCAGGCCCTTTCCGACGTGCAATTGCCTGGGCATCAAGTTGTCTATCGCGAAGGATTGGCTCCAGCGACCAAAACGCCTGCACCATCCGCCCCTCAAGCGGCGAAAAAGACACCACCGGCAGCTTCCAGCCTGCAACCGACTCGCAGTTCGTCGAACAGTTCGGCGATTATCCAACGCCGACGGTTTGCTTCGCTGAAGGACTTTGTGGTCAGCGATTGCAACGCAATGGCCAAAACGGCAGCCACCATGGTGCTGCAGCAACCGGGACAGATTTCGCCCCTTTATATTCATGGTCCATCCGGCAGTGGTAAGACCCACTTGCTGGAAGGTATCTATGGTCTGGCGCAACAAAAGAAGGAGCTAGGGCGGGTCGTGTATCTCTCGGCCGAGCAGTTCACGACCTATTTTCTGGAAGCGTTGCAATCTTCAGGCGTGGCCAGTTTCCGCCGCAAATATCGCGACGTTGGCGTGCTGATCATTGACGACGTCCACTTCTTTGCCGGCAAACGAGCTACCAAAACCGAACTACTTCATACACTCGATGCGATCACGCGGCGTGGCGGTCAGGTCGTTCTGGCAGGCAACCAACGCCCGACAGAACTGTCTGCCCTGGGAACGGAACTGGTCGCTCGTTTCTCCAGTGGATTGATCTGCAAAGTCGACCCGCTGGACGAAACCTGCAAAACGGCCATGATCCATCGCCTGGCCGAAAAACGAGACGTTCAGCTGACCGAAGCAATCGCCCACTGGCTAACCCGTCAGTTACCAGGCGAAGGTCGGCTTGTGTCCGGTGCAATCAATCGACTGTGGGCTTACTGTGCAGTAGAAGGAAACACGCTTTCCATCCCGGTACTGGAAAACCTACTGGCCGATCTTATCCCCCAACGCAGCAGCATGATGCGATTGGATGACGTCGAACAAGCTGTCTGCCACGTGTTTGGTGTCGATACGAAACTGCTTCGCTCGGCATCCAAATCACGCCGAGCCAGCAACCCTCGTATGCTGGCGATGTGGTTAGCCCGGAAACATACCGGGGCCGCTTTGTCGGACATCTGTTTGCACTTTCAACGTCGCAGTCATAGCACAGTGATTTCCGCCGAAAAGAAAGTAAATAAGTGGCTGGCCGAGGATTCGGTCGTTCAGATTGCCGATCGCTCTTTGAAAGCTCAAGAGGCGATTGAGCTAACCGAAGCCGAACTTCGCTCGAGACGATAA
- a CDS encoding class I SAM-dependent methyltransferase has product MPSPDQSESLTTSQWLVSDDAKSWFAWLSGVDTSAIGTLTRLRQELSSDQAAALLSQVELRKRAMRKFTHADGMFFTDIGLQQSTGQEIAAYKAKRFPTNQPLADLCCGIGGDLIAFAGRGPTTAVDASADHLCFAEANVSAHGAKLAGTLCGLAEETPLEAFAAWHIDPDRRHEDRRTIRLDSFSPSLNQLEAMLRRNGNAALKLAPASRLPDAWEAEGQCEWITHHRECKQLIVWLGELAKKPATRTATRIDPAGKVDFFEGTVRYPVSSTELGRYLFDPDPSLVASGLVDTLAESFQLARLSPESHYLTGNEALEHPLLQSFEVLEQEKVDAKRLKKAVAQAEWGTLELKQRGLELKLEAMRKQLKPRGKGEGTIVFTPTVAGNRAILCRRVSF; this is encoded by the coding sequence ATGCCATCTCCCGATCAATCGGAATCGCTTACCACATCGCAGTGGCTTGTCTCTGATGATGCCAAGTCATGGTTTGCCTGGCTAAGCGGCGTCGATACCAGCGCAATCGGAACACTTACCCGGCTTCGTCAGGAACTTAGTAGCGACCAAGCAGCGGCCCTTCTCAGCCAGGTCGAACTCCGCAAGCGAGCCATGCGCAAGTTCACCCACGCCGACGGTATGTTCTTTACCGACATCGGCCTACAGCAGTCCACCGGCCAAGAGATTGCCGCCTACAAAGCAAAGCGATTTCCGACTAACCAACCACTGGCCGACCTGTGCTGTGGGATCGGCGGCGATCTTATCGCGTTTGCCGGACGCGGCCCCACGACGGCGGTGGATGCTTCTGCCGATCACCTTTGTTTTGCCGAAGCGAACGTTTCTGCCCATGGCGCAAAGCTTGCCGGCACGCTCTGCGGATTGGCCGAAGAGACTCCGCTCGAAGCGTTCGCGGCTTGGCACATAGACCCGGATCGTCGGCACGAGGATCGTCGCACGATTCGCCTGGATAGTTTCAGCCCTAGCTTAAACCAGTTGGAAGCCATGCTGCGGCGCAACGGCAATGCCGCATTGAAACTTGCCCCGGCAAGCCGCCTGCCGGATGCCTGGGAAGCAGAGGGCCAATGCGAATGGATTACGCACCATCGCGAGTGCAAACAACTGATCGTGTGGCTGGGCGAGCTGGCGAAGAAACCGGCCACACGTACGGCAACCCGGATCGATCCTGCCGGTAAGGTCGACTTTTTCGAAGGCACCGTCCGTTATCCGGTTTCGTCGACGGAGCTTGGCCGCTACCTCTTCGATCCGGATCCCTCGCTGGTCGCTTCAGGCCTGGTCGATACGTTGGCCGAGAGTTTCCAACTGGCACGTCTATCGCCGGAGTCGCATTACTTGACCGGCAACGAGGCACTCGAGCACCCTTTGCTACAATCGTTCGAGGTGCTTGAGCAAGAGAAAGTGGATGCCAAGCGATTGAAGAAGGCCGTCGCCCAGGCCGAGTGGGGAACGCTGGAGCTCAAACAAAGAGGCCTCGAGCTGAAACTCGAGGCCATGCGGAAACAGCTTAAACCGCGCGGGAAAGGGGAGGGGACGATCGTCTTCACCCCGACTGTGGCAGGGAATCGAGCGATCCTCTGCCGCCGCGTCTCTTTCTAG
- a CDS encoding DUF6690 family protein has product MFRRTVMFWVAAAASFGVPYSYYDPTVRETASSYWNKASQLVPSGEDAPAASIAGKDNPGGQNLVSAPSSTSATKPLGPPSAAPVFQQFDHFINFNASPRWIMETWPRVSTTLSDIRLEGLRVPLVSGSRVDDIAGSLTYYFDHEKVLQRITFHGTTGDERRLVAMLTEHYKFESEPNVAGSLYMVKWNGDPVSVLRVEPAPVIDQNVPHTRLKIDLEINRPSSYYALSPEMAKLVDHDKHAGRWGFK; this is encoded by the coding sequence GTGTTTCGTCGAACGGTCATGTTTTGGGTTGCCGCAGCCGCCAGTTTTGGCGTGCCGTATAGCTATTACGATCCCACTGTGCGTGAGACGGCCAGTTCCTATTGGAACAAGGCCAGCCAACTTGTGCCATCGGGGGAAGATGCTCCGGCGGCTTCCATAGCTGGCAAGGACAATCCTGGCGGGCAAAATTTGGTGAGTGCTCCGAGTTCGACTTCCGCCACGAAGCCGCTTGGCCCTCCGTCTGCTGCGCCGGTGTTTCAGCAATTCGATCACTTCATCAACTTCAATGCGAGCCCGCGCTGGATCATGGAAACGTGGCCCCGTGTGAGCACCACGCTTTCTGATATTCGCCTGGAAGGATTACGGGTTCCGCTAGTTAGTGGTTCTCGGGTCGATGACATTGCCGGCTCGCTGACCTACTACTTCGACCATGAAAAAGTCCTACAGCGAATTACCTTCCATGGAACGACCGGAGACGAACGCCGTCTGGTCGCGATGCTCACCGAGCACTACAAGTTCGAGTCGGAACCCAATGTCGCTGGGTCGCTCTATATGGTGAAATGGAACGGCGACCCCGTCAGCGTTTTGCGAGTCGAGCCAGCCCCGGTGATCGATCAGAACGTACCCCATACACGGTTGAAGATCGATCTAGAGATCAACCGTCCATCGAGCTACTACGCGCTCAGCCCCGAGATGGCTAAGCTAGTCGACCACGACAAACACGCCGGCCGCTGGGGCTTTAAATAA
- a CDS encoding DUF1559 domain-containing protein, whose amino-acid sequence MVCVRTAQRGFTLVELLVVIAIIGVLIALLLPAVQQAREAARRIQCTNNMKQIGLALHNYHDTFSRLPYGSHHANRWGWQPRMMAFMEMGNAYDQLDFSINSWQGTNIDIIREVQPAFLCPSDPFGEEVLEEENFAGPTWVISQTDYAACIGDYRNSTGVGEDPVYGNVNGSNTQVRGMIGRWGWAANFRDVTDGLSNTICVGECVGAFCITQNFGTQSFATTAHPINFMNKSLQDDIPTQANPRWDESIGFRSFHPGGALFLMADGSVRFLADTIDGETYRGFASRSGGEVVSLN is encoded by the coding sequence ATGGTATGTGTTCGTACGGCGCAACGCGGTTTTACGCTTGTAGAACTGCTGGTTGTGATTGCGATTATCGGTGTACTCATCGCTCTTTTGTTGCCGGCCGTGCAACAAGCCCGCGAAGCGGCTCGACGAATTCAGTGCACCAATAACATGAAGCAAATTGGGCTGGCGCTACACAATTACCACGACACCTTTTCGCGACTCCCTTATGGAAGCCATCATGCTAATCGTTGGGGTTGGCAGCCTCGCATGATGGCATTCATGGAAATGGGGAATGCCTATGATCAACTCGATTTCAGTATCAATTCATGGCAGGGAACCAATATCGATATCATTCGGGAGGTGCAGCCAGCATTTCTCTGTCCTTCCGATCCGTTCGGCGAAGAGGTGTTGGAAGAGGAAAACTTTGCCGGTCCGACCTGGGTCATATCACAGACAGACTATGCGGCTTGCATTGGCGACTATCGAAATTCGACCGGTGTTGGAGAAGACCCGGTGTATGGCAATGTGAACGGTTCAAACACCCAGGTTCGCGGCATGATCGGGCGCTGGGGTTGGGCTGCCAATTTCCGCGATGTTACGGACGGTTTGAGCAACACCATCTGTGTAGGGGAATGTGTCGGAGCGTTTTGTATTACCCAAAACTTCGGCACTCAATCGTTCGCTACCACGGCCCACCCTATCAATTTCATGAACAAGTCTCTGCAGGATGATATCCCCACACAAGCCAATCCACGCTGGGACGAATCGATCGGATTTCGCAGTTTCCACCCCGGAGGAGCACTGTTTCTAATGGCCGACGGATCAGTACGTTTCCTGGCAGATACCATCGATGGCGAAACGTACCGCGGTTTTGCTTCACGCAGTGGGGGCGAAGTTGTCTCTCTTAACTAA